A segment of the Mangrovimonas sp. YM274 genome:
TAGATTGTGATGTTGATTCTTCTTTATTACTTAGGACAAGGCAGAATCCAAATATCCCTAATTCTTTTATTAGCTCTGCTCCAAAATCGATTCAACAAAAAAACAATAGTAATAGGATTACAAGAAAGCTCAAACATGTTTTTTTTCAGAAGAATAAAGATAAAAAGGAAGCAACTAATGGGCTCAGTCATAAAATCGACCTAGTTTTAAAAGAAAGGTCTAAGGAGTTGGAAATGTTTAGTTTAGTAAAATCGAAATTCGATATTACAGAGTCTGTATTATATAAGGAGGCCGATATTATAAATCTCCATTGGGTTGCAGATTTTTTGGACTTTGAATCTTTTTTTGCTAAAAACACAAAACCTCTAGTGTGGACCTTACATGATATGTTTCCTTTTACGGGAGGCGAGCATTATGAGGAAAACTATTTAGGCATAGATACCTATGGCAAACCAAAACTCCGATTAGTTTCTCAGGAAGAAAAGGAGATATCAGCAGAGATTTTCAGTTTAAAACAAAAGCTTTTCGAAAGCTGTAAAAGTTTAACGCTAGTAGCACCTTCTTTATGGCTGGCCAATGAAGCTAAAAAATCTGGTGCTTTTTTGAATAATAGAATTTTACATATTCCCTATGGCTTGGATAAGGAGGTCTTCACTTTGAGAAATAAAGAATTTTCAAGGGAAATACTAAATATTCCAAAGGGTAAAAAAGTGATTTTATTTGTAGCAGAATCATTGAAAAATAATAGAAAAGGCTTTGTGTATCTGATGAAAGCCTTTGAAAGTTTAAATGTCAATGATGCGGTTTTATGTGCGGTTGGCCATAAAACGAGTGAGCTTAAAACAATGGGAAATCTAATACAGCTGGGGCCAATTAAAGATGAGCGTTTGATGAGTTTGGTATATTCTGCGGCAGATATTTTTATCATCCCGTCCTTGATGGATAATTTACCCAATACGGTTTTAGAATCCCTAATGTGCGGAACACCTGTAATTGGATTTCCAGTAGGAGGAATTAAAGAAATGATTGATCATGGTCACAATGGATTGCTTACTAATGAAATAAGTGTTCTTGCATTACAAGCTGCCATTCAGTCTTTTCTCAATGGCGATTATAAGTTCAATCAAAGTGAAATAAGAAATCAAGCCATAAAAAAATATAGCTTAGAAGTTCAGGCAAAAAAATATAAAGAGCTTTTTCAAGGCTTGTTAATTGATAATAAGTGTTAATTGAGTAAATTAATTTCCATAATAACGGTTAACCTGAACAATGCATCGGGTCTTTTAAAAACAATTGAAAGTGTAAAAGGACAGGAGTTTTTGAATTTTGAACATATCGTCATTGATGGTGGATCATCCGATGGAAGTAAGGAGTTGATAGAAAGGGAAAAAAAATACATAGCTTTATGGCTAAGTGAGCCAGATACGGGAATTTATAATGCCATGAATAAGGGAATAAGGCTGGCTACTGCAAAGTACATCTTGTTCCTCAATAGTGGAGATATTTTCTACACTACAAGGGCCTTGTTCCATTTCGCGGAAAGTATAGCTCTTGGAAATGATAAAGATTTCCTTTTTGGGGATATTGCTGTTGCAGCTAGACAGGAATACATAAAAACTTACCCAGATACTTTGGACTTCTTGTACTTTATAAAGGATACCTTACCACATCCAGCAACACTTGTAAAGAGAAGTTGTTTTGATAAGTTGATGTATGATGAAAGATTCAAAATAGTTTCCGATTGGAAATTTTTTATGTTGGGGATTATCAAATTTAAATTTAGCTATATGCATATACCAGAGGTTATTTCCAAATTTCATTTGGACGGTATAAGCAGTAATATGCCAAATTTGGTAGAGAATGAACGGGCAATGGTTTTGCATGAAGATTTCTTTTGGAAAATGAAAGCTGTGAAGATAAGGAGCACTTTAAAGGCAAAGCTCCATCAGGTCAAAAAAAAGCTTAAAAGAATATCCATTCTAAAGGAAGTAAGCCAATGAAGGTTTCTGTTATAGTGCCATGTTATAATCAGGCGGAGTATTTGAATCAGGCTTTACAGTCTGTGTTGGAGCAAACATATCAGAATTGGGAGTGTATTATTGTGAATGATGGTGCTACAGATCATACTGAATCACAAAGTAAGCTGTGGACTTCGAAAGATGTTCGATTTAGATATTTCTCAAAAACCAATGGCGGTTTGTCTAGTGCTCGAAACTTTGGAATTGAAAGGGCCAATGGAAGTTACATATTGCCTTTGGATGCAGATGATTATTTAAGTGCCAATTATATTGAATCCTGTGTCGAGGAAATAGAGGGTAATCGGGCAAAATTAGTCTATGGTAGGGTAGAGCGTTTTGGAATCAAAACTGGGGAGTGGAAACTCAAGCCATTCCATTATTATGGGTTGTTTGTGGCTAATATGGTATATTGCAGTGCCATGTTCCATAAAGAGGATTGGAAAAAAGTGGGCGGTTATGATGAAACCATGCTAAAAGGGTTGGAAGATTGGGAGTTTTGGATTCATATCCTGAATAAGGAAGATAAAGTGGTAAAACTGGATTCTATTACTTTTTTTTATCGTATAAAGGAGTTTTCCATGACCTCATTGATGGATAAAAAAACAGAACTAGAGGTTAAATCATATGTGTTTAAAAAACATGCCTCAAAATATTTTGATGCATTTGTTTATTTGGCAGATGTAAATAAAA
Coding sequences within it:
- a CDS encoding glycosyltransferase yields the protein MKVLIVNTYDFGGAANSCVRLHLGLLDCDVDSSLLLRTRQNPNIPNSFISSAPKSIQQKNNSNRITRKLKHVFFQKNKDKKEATNGLSHKIDLVLKERSKELEMFSLVKSKFDITESVLYKEADIINLHWVADFLDFESFFAKNTKPLVWTLHDMFPFTGGEHYEENYLGIDTYGKPKLRLVSQEEKEISAEIFSLKQKLFESCKSLTLVAPSLWLANEAKKSGAFLNNRILHIPYGLDKEVFTLRNKEFSREILNIPKGKKVILFVAESLKNNRKGFVYLMKAFESLNVNDAVLCAVGHKTSELKTMGNLIQLGPIKDERLMSLVYSAADIFIIPSLMDNLPNTVLESLMCGTPVIGFPVGGIKEMIDHGHNGLLTNEISVLALQAAIQSFLNGDYKFNQSEIRNQAIKKYSLEVQAKKYKELFQGLLIDNKC
- a CDS encoding glycosyltransferase family 2 protein, with amino-acid sequence MSKLISIITVNLNNASGLLKTIESVKGQEFLNFEHIVIDGGSSDGSKELIEREKKYIALWLSEPDTGIYNAMNKGIRLATAKYILFLNSGDIFYTTRALFHFAESIALGNDKDFLFGDIAVAARQEYIKTYPDTLDFLYFIKDTLPHPATLVKRSCFDKLMYDERFKIVSDWKFFMLGIIKFKFSYMHIPEVISKFHLDGISSNMPNLVENERAMVLHEDFFWKMKAVKIRSTLKAKLHQVKKKLKRISILKEVSQ
- a CDS encoding glycosyltransferase family A protein, yielding MKVSVIVPCYNQAEYLNQALQSVLEQTYQNWECIIVNDGATDHTESQSKLWTSKDVRFRYFSKTNGGLSSARNFGIERANGSYILPLDADDYLSANYIESCVEEIEGNRAKLVYGRVERFGIKTGEWKLKPFHYYGLFVANMVYCSAMFHKEDWKKVGGYDETMLKGLEDWEFWIHILNKEDKVVKLDSITFFYRIKEFSMTSLMDKKTELEVKSYVFKKHASKYFDAFVYLADVNKTLERSFLKPSFVFRRLIKLMLGIKK